From the Gemmatimonadota bacterium genome, the window TGAGCGCATCAGCGGTAGTCCGCCAGGCCACGCCCGATGATCTCGAGCCGGTGGCGCACCTGTTCGACCAGTACCGGCAGTTCTACCGCCGAACCTCCGATCTGGCCGCGGCCCGCGCGTTCATCGAGAGCCGGCTCCAGAACGGCGACTCGATCATCTTCGTGATCCAGGCCGAACCGGCCGGAGCCCTCGTCGGATTTACCCAACTCTATCCGCTGTTCGCCTCGCTTTCGATTGGCCGGGCCTTCGTTCTGAACGACCTCTTCGTCAGTCCGGTGGCCCGGGGGTTGGGCCTGGGCCGCCATCTCTTGGAACGGGCCGCCGAGTATGGCCGGGATACCGGCGCCCGCTATCTCGAGCTGTCGACCGAGACCACCAACGCGGCAGCTCAGCGACTGTATGAAAAACTGGGTTGGGTCCGCGAAACCTCGTTCTACCACTATTCGTTGGACCTGGGGTGACCGGTAACGCCTTTCAAGACCATTTCTCGGCCCGCGCCGCGGGGTACGCCCTGTTTCGGCCATCGTACCCCGCGGCGCTGTTCCGGTGGTTGGCCGACTCGTGCCCCGCTCGCTCGGTGGCCTGGGACTGTGGCACGGGCAGCGGGCAGGCCGCCCTCGGCCTGGCTCCCTACTTTGACCGGATCGTGGCCACCGACGCGAGTGCCTCGCAACTCGAGCACGCCAAGGCGGCACCAAACGTCGAGTATCGAGTGGCGCCGGCCGAGTCGTCAGGCCTCGACGACCGGAGCGTCGATCTCGTGAGTGTGGCCCAGGCGCTCCATTGGTTCGACCGCCCCCGATTCTTCGCGGAAGTGGGACGGGTGCTTCGCCCAGGCGGCTTGCTGGCGTGCTGGATGTACAACGTCATGGCGGTGAGCGAGGCGGTCGACCGGGTGGTGGCCCACCTCTATACTGATGTCGTCGGCCCCTTTTGGCCCGGCGACCGTGTCCTGATCGACCAAGACTATCGGAGCCTCATGATACCCTTCGCGGAATTCGAACCGCCGAGTTTCCAAATGGCGGAGCAATGGTCGTTCGAGCACGTGGTCGGCTACCTTCGGACGTGGTCCGCCGTGACCCGGTATCGCCAAGCGAAGGGCCACGACCCGGTCGGCTTGATTGAAGCCGACTTGCTGGCGGCCTGGGGCGATCCCGCCCAGATCCGGCCGATTCGCTTTCCGTTGACGCTCCGGGTTGCCCGGCCCGCGTAACCCGGTTGCCGTTCTCGCCCACTCATTGAGGCTGTCATGTTGCTAACCGCCGTCCTTGCGCTATGCACTGGTCCGAGTCCGATGGCCGTACCACCGCAGCCCCCGCGCCGGTTCGCGTTCGTCAACGTTTCGGTGGTGCCGATGGACCGAGACTGGGTCCTGTCGGGGCAGACCGTCGTCGTCGAGGGCGACCGGATTACGGCGGTCGGCGCGACCGGCTCGGTGGCCGTTCCCGCCGATGCGGTCCGGATCGAGGGCCGCGGCAAGTTTCTGATCCCGGGTCTCGCGGAAATGCATGCGCACATCCCCCCTGGGCGACAGGTGGCCGACTCGACGATCGAGCGGGTGCTGGCGTTGTTTGCGCTGAACGGTGTCACCACCGTCCGCGGCATGCTAGGCGACCCGCGCCATCTGCCGCTTCGCGATCGGGCGGCCCGGGGCGAGTTGCTGAGTCCGACGATCTATTCATCGAGTCCGTCGGTCAACGGCAACACGATGCGGACCCCGGCCGCCGCCGCCGACTCCGTGACGACGTACCGGCTGGCAGGCTACGACTTCCTCAAGATTCATCCGGGGCTCTCGCGGGAGGTCTTCGACACGATCGCGGCCACGGCTACACGGGTCGGGATTCGGTTTGCCGGCCATGTGCCCCTCGAGGTCGGGATCGAGCGGGCGATCGAGGCCGGCTACTGGTCGGTGGATCACTTCGACGGCGTGATGGAAGGGCTAGTGCCGGCTACCCGGCCTTTTACCACGGCGGAGGATGGTTTCTTTGGGCTTGGCTTGATTGACCGGGCCGACGAACGACGAATTCCCGTCTTGGCCGTCAAAGCCAAGGCAGCCGGGGTGTGGGTCGTGCCGACCGAAACCCTGATGCGGCATATCGTCGGCAACTACACGGTCGATGAAATGCGGGCCTGGCCGGAACTCAAGTACATGACGGCTGCTGAAGTGGCGGGCTGGGTTCGGACCACCGCGGCGATGCGAGGTGATACGACGGTGTCGGCCGCATCCAAAGCCCGCTACCTCGCGTTCCGAAACAAGTTGATCAAGGAATTCCACCGGGCCGGCGTCGGTTTCCTGCTCGGGTCCGACGCACCGCAGGTGTGGAATGTGCCTGGCTTCTCGTTGCGCCGAGAGCTCCGCTATCTGGTCGATGCCGGTCTGACGCCGTTCCAAGCGCTCGAATCCGGCACCCGGAATGTGGCCGTCTACTTCGGAACCGAGGCGGCGACCGGTACGATCGCGGCCGGGAAACGAGCGGACCTGGTCCTGCTCGACGGGAATCCGCTCCAGGACATTGCCAATGTCGGCCGCCAGAGCGGGGTCATGGTCCGGGGCCGGTGGCTCGACCAGGCCGAGATCGCCCGCCGCCTCAAGGCGATCGAAGTCAGGTAGCCTAGCGGGGCAGGCGTTCCTCGAGGTCGGCCACGACGAAGGCCATGACGGCCATGGCGGCGACGTTCATGGCCACTTCGCGCGGGTCGAGTTTGTCGACGTTGTCGGCTTCGGTGTGGTGATACCAGAAGTACTTGGTCTCATCCACATTGTGACCCATGCCGGGAACACCTAACGCCATGATCGGGCCGATGTCGGCCCCGCCGCCGGCGGGTCCGATTGAATCGGCGCCGACCCGCTTCAGCAAGGGCGACATCCGCTTGAGGATGGCCCGGGCCGCCTCCGAGCCGGTAAACCCGAACCCGGTGGGCCGGAACACTCCGCCGTCCGACTCGATGGCCAGAATGTGATTGGCCAATTCGCTCTGGTGGGCATCCCGGTACCCGGCGCCCCCGCGGCCGCCATTTTCTTCATTGGTCCAGCCCACCACCCGGATCGTCCGCCGGGGCCGAAGTCCGAGCTGTTTCATGAGCCGGATGGCTTCCCACGCAATGACCACCCCGCCGATGTCATCCATGGCCCCGGTTCCGACGTCCCAGGAGTCGGTGTGGCCGCCCATCACAATGATCTCGTCCGGCTTTTCAGACCCGCGAATTTCGCCGATCACGTTCTTGGATGGTGAATCCGGCAGGATGGCGGCGGCCATCTCCACTTTGACCACGACCTTCTCGCCCCGGTTCCTGATCCGGTGAATCATCGACGCGTCTTCCGCCGTGATGGCGAAGTGCGGGATCTTGGTGACCGCGGCGTCGTACCGCATGCCGCCGGTGTGGGGCGTCCGCATCCCGAACGGTCCCACCGAGCGAATCATGCTGGCAACCGCGCCGGCCTTGGCCGCCTCGACCGCGCCGCCGCCGCGGTACTGCACGGTGGCGCCGTAATTGGTGAACAGCACATCGAACAACACGATCTTTCCCCGGGCCTCGGCGGCTCGGGCTTTCAGGTCGTCGAAACTGGTGACGACCATGACCTCCGCCGTGATCCCGCCGGCCGGAGTGCCAATGCTCCCGCCGAGCCCGAGCATCGGGAGCTGACCGAAGCGGGGCTGCAGCATGGCCGCGCTTTCCCGGCCTCGGACCCAGCGGGGCACCATGACCGGTTCGCCCCGGACATTTTCGAGTCCATCCGCCTTCATCCGCTCGAGGATCCAGTCGTGGGCCTGTTCCAGGGCCGCCGAGCCGGAGATCCGGTGGCCGAACCGGTCGGCCAGCTCGGCGATCTTATGCCAGGCGGCGCTATCGGCGAGGGCGGCCGAGGTCAGCCGGTCGGCGACGGCCTGATAGCGGGTGACGATCGGGTCGGGTTGGGCGTCCGCCGCGATCAGGGAGAACGAGAAGAGAGCCAGGACGGCAAGGCGGATCGACGGCGACATAGGCCCGTGGTCTGGTGGTTGAGGTTCGGAAGTCTAGCGCTGCCCGCCGGGCATCTCTAGTATCCGGCACCCCGTGGAACCGAGTGTGTTGGTATGGTCACCGATCTGGCGTTGGCTCTTGCTCTCGCAATGGGACGTGGCGGTACTCCGATGGACCAACAGATCCCGATCTACCGGAACCACAACTATCGGCAGCGGGTCGACACCTTGGGGGTCGAAGCCTTCGTCCCGTCCCCGGCCGGCCGGGTATGGGAGGTGTTGCCGGCGGTGCTCACGGATCTTGGCTTGGAGATCAACTTTCGGGAGCCCACCATCAAACGGATCGGCAGCTGCTACCAGAAACCCCGGGTCCGGCTCGGGACGGAAGCGTTGTCCACGTTCGTCGACTGCGGCGACAGCCGCGGCCTCCCGAACGCCGATCGGTACGAAATGGCGCTTACCGTTCTCGTCACGGTTGTTCCGACGTCTCCGACGACGACGAAGATCTTCACCCTCTTGCTCGGCGTCGGCCTCGAATCCTCGGGTACTGCAAGCAGTAGAATCTGGGGCTTTTCCCGCGGGGTCCTCGAAGAACGAATTCGGACCAGGCTGGAGCAGCAGACCCGAACCTGACCGGTGTTTGCAGAGAGCCGGGACTCGCGCTACTCTCTAGTGCATGTCAACTTGGATACCGCCTGAAATGACCCGCTTGCTTGGTCTGGTTTGTTGGATTGCCGTGACTCATGGCGATTTCGTCGTGGCGCAGTCGGGCGCCAAGCTCGACCTCTATTGGCGGAAACTCGGGGCGGACATTGCCAAGGTCGAGAACGGGTTCGATGGCGTGATGGGCGTGGCGGTGAAGGACCTGACCGACGGCCGGACCTACCTTCTCAACGCTACCGAGCCGATGCCGACGGCCAGCATGATCAAGATTGCGGTGCTCGCGGAACTGTTCCGGCAGAACCGGCTCGACGAGCGGTATGTGGTCGACCGAAAGGATGGGCTGCCCGGCGACGACATCCTCTCCCGGCTGACCCCAGGCGTTACCTCGCTGACCCTTCGAGACGTAGCTGTGCTGATGGTGGCGGTCAGCGACAACTCCGCTACCAACGTCCTGATCGACCGGCTCTCGATGGCCGCGGTAAACCGGTTGCTCGACACCCTGGGCCTCACCACCACCCGTTTGAATCGCCGGATGTTGGATCTCGATGCCGCCCGGGCCGGCCGGGAGAACGTGGCCACGCCGCTCGAAATGGTTGGCCTTCTCGAGGCGATTCATACCGGCCGAGCGTTCCCGGTGGAACGGCTGCCGGGGTTTCTCAAAATCCTCGGCATGCACAAGCAGGGTTACCTCAATGCCTGGCTTCCCGAAGGCACGCCGATGGCCAACAAGCCGGGGTGGCTCGATGGCGTTCGGACCGATGCCGCCCTTGGCCTCCTCCCCAAGCGGCCCTATGCGGTGGCGGTCATGGCGACGTACGCCCCGATCGACCGGTCGGCCGACACGGCCATCGCGACCATCGGGAAGTTGGTTCACGAGTTCTTCGACCGGCTCGGGCGTTCGTCGCCCCTTGGCCGGCAGCTGCCATAGCGGACGTTGATGCGGCCCACGCTAGCGCCCCTGGCCGATCTGTTTCGGCTCAACACCAAGTTGTTTCGGAACACCTTGGTGGGTCTTGACGAGGTTGACGCCACCGCGCGCCCGAACGAGCACACCAACAGTGCCGCCTTTATCGGCGGCCACTTGGTCGAAACCCGCGCCTGGATGGGCCGGTTTCTTGGTCTCGACACCCAGGCGCCGTTCGGCGGCGTCCTCGAGCATGCGGCCGGCCTCGACCAACTTGCGGACCTTCCCAAACTGACGGCAATCCGGCCGGAGTGGGAGGCGCTAAGCGAAGCGGTGTCGGTCCGCCTCGAGGAGTTGACCGAGGCGCAGTTGTCCAGTCCGGGCACCCAGAAGTTTCCCGGGGTCGCGCCGACACTCTTGGGCGGCATCGGCTTTTTGTTGCAGCACGAGTCCTATCACATTGGACAGTTAGCGTATCTGCGGAAGTATCTCGGGCTCCCGCCGATGTCGTATCGGTAGCGGCCCGATCATCCTACAGGGAAAGGCAAGGATAATGGGGCGGAATCAGATCGCAGTGGCGGGACTTCTCGTGATGGCGGCGTGTGGCGGCGCCAAGACGGCCACCGCGCCGTCGGGCAATGCTAAACGGCAGGCGTTGGTGACCGAGATCGATTGGATCATCAGCGAGCCGATCGCGGCCGGCAAGGTAGCCGGTGCGTCGATTGCGATCGTCAAGGGCCGGGACACGATTGCGGTGCAGGGCTTCGGCAAGGCCAACCTCGAGCTGGATGTGCCGACCAAAGCCCATGCCACCTACGAGATCGGCTCGGTGACCAAGCAGTTTACCGGCGCGGCGATCATGCAACTGGTGGAGCAGGGCAAGATCAGCCTCGACGATGACATGTCGAAGTATTTGCCCGACTACAACGCCCAAGGCCGAAAGATCACGGTCGAACGGCTCCTTGACCACACCTCGGGAATCAAGGGCTACACCGAGATTCCCGAGTTCCGAACTCTCGGGGCGTTCAAGTATCCTCGGGACACGTTGGTCCAAATCTTCAGCAAGAAGCCGTTCGATTTCGAGCCGGGCCAAGAGCAGATCTACAACAACTCAGCGTTCTTCTTGGCCGGTCTGATCATCGAAAAGGTCAGCGGGATGTCGTACGAGGACTACGTCCAGAAGAACCTATTTGACAAAGCCGGCATGAAGGACGCCCACTACTGCAGCGAAACCAAGATCATCAAGGGCAAGGTCACCGGCTACGACGCAGACTCCGCGGGTCTGGTCCAGAAGGCGCCGATCAGCCACCAGTGGCCCTACGCGGCCGGCTCCCTCTGCTCCTCGGCGATCGACCTGGTGGCGTGGAACGAGGCGCTGCACCAAAAGGGCACGATTCTCGGTGCGGCGGCCTATCAGGAGTTCATTACTCCCGAGACCCTCACCGACGGCTCGGTGCTCGGATACACCAAAGGCATTGCGATCACTCCGCGGATTGGCCGCAAGGCCCTGCACCACGGTGGCGGAATCCCCGGATTCCTGTCATCGAACAACTATTTCCCCGACGATTCCTTGAGCGTCGTCGTGCTCTTCAACGGCAGCGGGGCCAGCCCGGACGAATACGCCATGAAGATCGCAGAGTTGGTACTGGGCAAGCTGGCCGATCAGGCCAAGCCGATGGACGGCGATGCAGCCCGGTTTGCCGCCGTCTATGTCGGGCGCGGGCGGGGCCGGCCGATGGAGATGACCATCGCGGTGGCCGACGGCAAAGTGACGGCCAAGACGCCGTTCGGTGGAAAGCCCGCCACCCTGACCTACATCGGCAACAACAGGTTCCTGATGGGGGAGGCCCACGTGATCTTCAGCGAGCAGGGCGGGAAGATCGCCACGCTCCGGATCGACTCGGGCTTTGGCAACAACGTTTTGAACCGGAAGTAGCGGCGCGATGCGATCTTTCGGTGCGCTCTTCGTCGCCGGCGTGTTGCTTGCGCCGGCGGTTCTTCCGGCCCAAACCCGCTCCCGGGCCGACATGGTCCGGGCCATCGATTCGTTGGCCTTGGCCCCGATCCAGCGGGGCCAGATCGCCGGGATCTCGGTGGCGGTGGTCAAAGGCCGGGACACGATCCTGATCAAGGGCTACGGCAGCGCCGATGTGGAGCTCGAGGTGCCGACGCCGGCCAACGCGGTCTACGAAATCGGCTCGGTCACCAAGCAGTTCACCACCGCCGCGTTGCTTCAGTTGGTGGAGCAGGGCAAGCTGGCGCTCGATGACGACATTACCAAGTACTTGCCGAACTATCCGTCCCGCGGCAATGCCATTTCGATTCGCCGGATCCTCGATCACACCTCGGGAATCAGGAGCTACACCGAAATTGCCGAAGCCCGTGGGGCAATGAAGAACCCGATTAGTAAGGATTCGCTGACGGCGCTGTTCGGCGGCAAAGGCTTTGATTTCGCGCCAGGGACGAATTTGGTCTACAACAACTCGGCGTTCTTCCTCGCCGGTCTGATTGTCGAGAAAGTGAGCGGCCAGTCGTACGCTGACTACGTCCAGGCCCACATCTTCGATCGGTTGGGGATGTCGAACTCGAAGTACTGCAGTGAGTCGGCCCTGATGAAGCGCAAGGTGCATGGCTACGGCTTTGCCGGGTCGGGATTGGTCAAGGCGTTCCAGCAGGACCATAGTTGGCCCTATGCCGCCGGGTCGCTCTGCTCGACGGCCGGCGATCTGATCACCTGGCTCAGGGCCCTCCACACCACCGACAAAGTGATCAGCCGGTCCTCGTACCAGGAGATGATCACGCCGGGAACCCTGAACGACGGGTATCGGGTCCGCTACGCCAAGGGCATCGTGGCTGGCGAAGAGGACGGCCGCCGGATGATCTCCCATGGCGGCGGTATCAGCGGGTTCGTCTCG encodes:
- a CDS encoding class A beta-lactamase-related serine hydrolase codes for the protein MRSFGALFVAGVLLAPAVLPAQTRSRADMVRAIDSLALAPIQRGQIAGISVAVVKGRDTILIKGYGSADVELEVPTPANAVYEIGSVTKQFTTAALLQLVEQGKLALDDDITKYLPNYPSRGNAISIRRILDHTSGIRSYTEIAEARGAMKNPISKDSLTALFGGKGFDFAPGTNLVYNNSAFFLAGLIVEKVSGQSYADYVQAHIFDRLGMSNSKYCSESALMKRKVHGYGFAGSGLVKAFQQDHSWPYAAGSLCSTAGDLITWLRALHTTDKVISRSSYQEMITPGTLNDGYRVRYAKGIVAGEEDGRRMISHGGGISGFVSETRYYPDEDLYVVVLINTGGPVSAPDGAKGIAQIVLGPGKGLKGQPFAGDLNQIAGKYRGVGRGSPMELTLAVDSGVLKARQVNQTAGRALTYIGNDTFQGPGSDRYSIIRDGGKVAAIRVDLVSVVSMTRRVE
- a CDS encoding DinB family protein, whose translation is MRPTLAPLADLFRLNTKLFRNTLVGLDEVDATARPNEHTNSAAFIGGHLVETRAWMGRFLGLDTQAPFGGVLEHAAGLDQLADLPKLTAIRPEWEALSEAVSVRLEELTEAQLSSPGTQKFPGVAPTLLGGIGFLLQHESYHIGQLAYLRKYLGLPPMSYR
- a CDS encoding serine hydrolase, translating into MSTWIPPEMTRLLGLVCWIAVTHGDFVVAQSGAKLDLYWRKLGADIAKVENGFDGVMGVAVKDLTDGRTYLLNATEPMPTASMIKIAVLAELFRQNRLDERYVVDRKDGLPGDDILSRLTPGVTSLTLRDVAVLMVAVSDNSATNVLIDRLSMAAVNRLLDTLGLTTTRLNRRMLDLDAARAGRENVATPLEMVGLLEAIHTGRAFPVERLPGFLKILGMHKQGYLNAWLPEGTPMANKPGWLDGVRTDAALGLLPKRPYAVAVMATYAPIDRSADTAIATIGKLVHEFFDRLGRSSPLGRQLP
- a CDS encoding peptidase M28 family protein → MSPSIRLAVLALFSFSLIAADAQPDPIVTRYQAVADRLTSAALADSAAWHKIAELADRFGHRISGSAALEQAHDWILERMKADGLENVRGEPVMVPRWVRGRESAAMLQPRFGQLPMLGLGGSIGTPAGGITAEVMVVTSFDDLKARAAEARGKIVLFDVLFTNYGATVQYRGGGAVEAAKAGAVASMIRSVGPFGMRTPHTGGMRYDAAVTKIPHFAITAEDASMIHRIRNRGEKVVVKVEMAAAILPDSPSKNVIGEIRGSEKPDEIIVMGGHTDSWDVGTGAMDDIGGVVIAWEAIRLMKQLGLRPRRTIRVVGWTNEENGGRGGAGYRDAHQSELANHILAIESDGGVFRPTGFGFTGSEAARAILKRMSPLLKRVGADSIGPAGGGADIGPIMALGVPGMGHNVDETKYFWYHHTEADNVDKLDPREVAMNVAAMAVMAFVVADLEERLPR
- a CDS encoding amidohydrolase, with the protein product MLLTAVLALCTGPSPMAVPPQPPRRFAFVNVSVVPMDRDWVLSGQTVVVEGDRITAVGATGSVAVPADAVRIEGRGKFLIPGLAEMHAHIPPGRQVADSTIERVLALFALNGVTTVRGMLGDPRHLPLRDRAARGELLSPTIYSSSPSVNGNTMRTPAAAADSVTTYRLAGYDFLKIHPGLSREVFDTIAATATRVGIRFAGHVPLEVGIERAIEAGYWSVDHFDGVMEGLVPATRPFTTAEDGFFGLGLIDRADERRIPVLAVKAKAAGVWVVPTETLMRHIVGNYTVDEMRAWPELKYMTAAEVAGWVRTTAAMRGDTTVSAASKARYLAFRNKLIKEFHRAGVGFLLGSDAPQVWNVPGFSLRRELRYLVDAGLTPFQALESGTRNVAVYFGTEAATGTIAAGKRADLVLLDGNPLQDIANVGRQSGVMVRGRWLDQAEIARRLKAIEVR
- a CDS encoding class A beta-lactamase-related serine hydrolase, producing MGRNQIAVAGLLVMAACGGAKTATAPSGNAKRQALVTEIDWIISEPIAAGKVAGASIAIVKGRDTIAVQGFGKANLELDVPTKAHATYEIGSVTKQFTGAAIMQLVEQGKISLDDDMSKYLPDYNAQGRKITVERLLDHTSGIKGYTEIPEFRTLGAFKYPRDTLVQIFSKKPFDFEPGQEQIYNNSAFFLAGLIIEKVSGMSYEDYVQKNLFDKAGMKDAHYCSETKIIKGKVTGYDADSAGLVQKAPISHQWPYAAGSLCSSAIDLVAWNEALHQKGTILGAAAYQEFITPETLTDGSVLGYTKGIAITPRIGRKALHHGGGIPGFLSSNNYFPDDSLSVVVLFNGSGASPDEYAMKIAELVLGKLADQAKPMDGDAARFAAVYVGRGRGRPMEMTIAVADGKVTAKTPFGGKPATLTYIGNNRFLMGEAHVIFSEQGGKIATLRIDSGFGNNVLNRK
- a CDS encoding class I SAM-dependent methyltransferase, which gives rise to MTGNAFQDHFSARAAGYALFRPSYPAALFRWLADSCPARSVAWDCGTGSGQAALGLAPYFDRIVATDASASQLEHAKAAPNVEYRVAPAESSGLDDRSVDLVSVAQALHWFDRPRFFAEVGRVLRPGGLLACWMYNVMAVSEAVDRVVAHLYTDVVGPFWPGDRVLIDQDYRSLMIPFAEFEPPSFQMAEQWSFEHVVGYLRTWSAVTRYRQAKGHDPVGLIEADLLAAWGDPAQIRPIRFPLTLRVARPA
- a CDS encoding GNAT family N-acetyltransferase, with protein sequence MSASAVVRQATPDDLEPVAHLFDQYRQFYRRTSDLAAARAFIESRLQNGDSIIFVIQAEPAGALVGFTQLYPLFASLSIGRAFVLNDLFVSPVARGLGLGRHLLERAAEYGRDTGARYLELSTETTNAAAQRLYEKLGWVRETSFYHYSLDLG